A single genomic interval of Zingiber officinale cultivar Zhangliang chromosome 4A, Zo_v1.1, whole genome shotgun sequence harbors:
- the LOC121969960 gene encoding beta-glucosidase 16-like isoform X1 encodes MGRKKSILAITLFLQLLSSARCISRSDFPPSFLMGTATSSYQCFQIEGAYLEGNKSLNNWDVLSHIPGKIKDGRNGDIADDHYHRYMEDIELMHELGINSYRFSISWSRVLPRGQFGDVNPVGIEFYNRLIDAVLLKGIQPFVTLNHFDIPQELEDRYGSWLSSHIQEDFRYFAEVCFREFGDRVKFWITFNEPNLFLKFAYQIGRYPPSRCSEPYGNCQSGDSEREPYIAARNVILSHAIAVDIYRKKYQVKQGGSIGIVVTSKWFEPLTNSTADCLAAERALAFEAPWILDPILRGAYPQQMLEILGSRLPPFTLEEKKFLLQNKLDFIGINHYASNYVKDCMLSSCNLDGYGRDALVITTESKDGKLIGDETGLATFNSVPYGIEKMVLYIMERYKNVPTYITENGYAQQSQGLSKEELLNDTERVKYISSYLDYLSSAIRQGADVRGYFCWTLLDNFEWVFGYTLNFGLYHVDFQTQRRTAKLSAKWYKKFLSAEKLQLNTKALRREV; translated from the exons TGTTTTCAGATTGAAGGTGCATATTTAGAAGGTAATAAAAGTCTGAACAATTGGGATGTCTTAAGTCACATACCAG GAAAAATTAAAGATGGGAGAAATGGTGATATTGCTGATGACCACTATCATCGCTACATG GAAGATATCGAATTAATGCACGAACTCGGGATTAACTCATATAGATTCTCAATATCATGGTCAAGAGTTCTTCCAA GAGGTCAATTTGGGGATGTCAATCCTGTTGGAATAGAATTCTACAATAGGCTTATTGATGCTGTTTTGCTGAAAG GAATACAACCATTTGTGACACTCAACCATTTTGATATACCTCAAGAACTTGAAGATCGATATGGCTCATGGTTGAGTTCACATATACA ggaagattttagatattttgcaGAAGTATGTTTCAGGGAATTTGGAGATAGAGTGAAGTTTTGGATCACATTCAATGAACCAAACCTTTTTTTGAAATTCGCTTACCAAATTGGAAGGTATCCCCCAAGTCGTTGTTCAGAGCCATATGGAAATTGCCAAAGCGGAGATTCTGAAAGAGAACCATATATAGCAGCCCGCAATGTAATCTTATCTCACGCAATTGCAGTTGATATTTATAGGAAAAAATATCAG GTTAAACAAGGTGGTTCTATTGGAATTGTTGTCACTTCAAAGTGGTTTGAGCCATTGACAAATTCAACAGCTGATTGTTTAGCAGCTGAACGGGCATTAGCATTTGAAGCTCCATG GATTCTAGACCCAATATTGCGCGGTGCTTATCCCCAGCAAATGCTTGAAATCCTTGGTTCAAGATTACCCCCTTTCACCTTGgaagaaaagaaatttctatTGCAGAACAAACTGGACTTTATTGGGATCAACCACTATGCAAGCAACTATGTCAAGGATTGCATGCTCTCTTCATGCAACTTGGATGGGTATGGCAGGGATGCATTGGTAATTACAACTGAGAGTAAAGATGGTAAGCTAATCGGTGATGAG ACTGGCTTGGCAACATTTAATTCAGTACCTTATGGAATTGAAAAAATGGTGCTGTATATCATGGAAAGATATAAAAACGTACCTACATACATCACTGAGAATG GTTATGCGCAACAGAGCCAAGGTTTATCTAAGGAGGAATTGCTAAATGACACAGAGAGGGTCAAATATATCAGCTCTTACCTTGACTATTTATCCTCTGCCATAAG ACAAGGAGCTGATGTAAGAGGCTACTTCTGTTGGACTCTTCTTGATAACTTTGAGTGGGTATTTGGTTATACGCTAAACTTTGGGCTTTATCATGTTGACTTccaaacacaaagaagaactgcAAAACTGTCTGCTAAATGGTACAAGAAATTTCTGAGTGCTGAAAAGCTTCAATTGAACACCAAAGCGTTGAGACGTGAGGTTTGA
- the LOC121969960 gene encoding beta-glucosidase 16-like isoform X2 — protein sequence MGRKKSILAITLFLQLLSSARCISRSDFPPSFLMGTATSSYQIEGAYLEGNKSLNNWDVLSHIPGKIKDGRNGDIADDHYHRYMEDIELMHELGINSYRFSISWSRVLPRGQFGDVNPVGIEFYNRLIDAVLLKGIQPFVTLNHFDIPQELEDRYGSWLSSHIQEDFRYFAEVCFREFGDRVKFWITFNEPNLFLKFAYQIGRYPPSRCSEPYGNCQSGDSEREPYIAARNVILSHAIAVDIYRKKYQVKQGGSIGIVVTSKWFEPLTNSTADCLAAERALAFEAPWILDPILRGAYPQQMLEILGSRLPPFTLEEKKFLLQNKLDFIGINHYASNYVKDCMLSSCNLDGYGRDALVITTESKDGKLIGDETGLATFNSVPYGIEKMVLYIMERYKNVPTYITENGYAQQSQGLSKEELLNDTERVKYISSYLDYLSSAIRQGADVRGYFCWTLLDNFEWVFGYTLNFGLYHVDFQTQRRTAKLSAKWYKKFLSAEKLQLNTKALRREV from the exons ATTGAAGGTGCATATTTAGAAGGTAATAAAAGTCTGAACAATTGGGATGTCTTAAGTCACATACCAG GAAAAATTAAAGATGGGAGAAATGGTGATATTGCTGATGACCACTATCATCGCTACATG GAAGATATCGAATTAATGCACGAACTCGGGATTAACTCATATAGATTCTCAATATCATGGTCAAGAGTTCTTCCAA GAGGTCAATTTGGGGATGTCAATCCTGTTGGAATAGAATTCTACAATAGGCTTATTGATGCTGTTTTGCTGAAAG GAATACAACCATTTGTGACACTCAACCATTTTGATATACCTCAAGAACTTGAAGATCGATATGGCTCATGGTTGAGTTCACATATACA ggaagattttagatattttgcaGAAGTATGTTTCAGGGAATTTGGAGATAGAGTGAAGTTTTGGATCACATTCAATGAACCAAACCTTTTTTTGAAATTCGCTTACCAAATTGGAAGGTATCCCCCAAGTCGTTGTTCAGAGCCATATGGAAATTGCCAAAGCGGAGATTCTGAAAGAGAACCATATATAGCAGCCCGCAATGTAATCTTATCTCACGCAATTGCAGTTGATATTTATAGGAAAAAATATCAG GTTAAACAAGGTGGTTCTATTGGAATTGTTGTCACTTCAAAGTGGTTTGAGCCATTGACAAATTCAACAGCTGATTGTTTAGCAGCTGAACGGGCATTAGCATTTGAAGCTCCATG GATTCTAGACCCAATATTGCGCGGTGCTTATCCCCAGCAAATGCTTGAAATCCTTGGTTCAAGATTACCCCCTTTCACCTTGgaagaaaagaaatttctatTGCAGAACAAACTGGACTTTATTGGGATCAACCACTATGCAAGCAACTATGTCAAGGATTGCATGCTCTCTTCATGCAACTTGGATGGGTATGGCAGGGATGCATTGGTAATTACAACTGAGAGTAAAGATGGTAAGCTAATCGGTGATGAG ACTGGCTTGGCAACATTTAATTCAGTACCTTATGGAATTGAAAAAATGGTGCTGTATATCATGGAAAGATATAAAAACGTACCTACATACATCACTGAGAATG GTTATGCGCAACAGAGCCAAGGTTTATCTAAGGAGGAATTGCTAAATGACACAGAGAGGGTCAAATATATCAGCTCTTACCTTGACTATTTATCCTCTGCCATAAG ACAAGGAGCTGATGTAAGAGGCTACTTCTGTTGGACTCTTCTTGATAACTTTGAGTGGGTATTTGGTTATACGCTAAACTTTGGGCTTTATCATGTTGACTTccaaacacaaagaagaactgcAAAACTGTCTGCTAAATGGTACAAGAAATTTCTGAGTGCTGAAAAGCTTCAATTGAACACCAAAGCGTTGAGACGTGAGGTTTGA